One Mesorhizobium loti genomic window carries:
- a CDS encoding globin produces the protein MRKDVPTLYEWAGGSDALNRLTQTFYDKVAKDPVVGPVFKTMSPDHPVHVAAFIGEVFGGPKTYSEKFGGHREMVMHHLGKHLTEEQRRRWINLLADAADAVGLPDDPEFRSAFMGYVEWGSRLAKMNSNLGATCDPETEPMPAWGWGVPGGPYTPPETK, from the coding sequence ATGCGCAAAGATGTTCCGACACTCTACGAATGGGCCGGCGGCAGCGACGCCCTGAACCGGTTGACGCAGACCTTTTATGACAAGGTGGCAAAGGACCCGGTCGTCGGCCCGGTATTCAAGACCATGTCGCCGGACCATCCCGTCCATGTCGCCGCCTTCATTGGCGAAGTCTTCGGCGGACCGAAGACCTACAGCGAAAAGTTCGGCGGCCACCGCGAGATGGTCATGCATCATCTGGGCAAGCATTTGACCGAGGAGCAGCGGCGCCGCTGGATCAATCTCCTTGCCGATGCCGCCGATGCCGTCGGTCTGCCCGACGATCCCGAATTCCGCTCGGCCTTCATGGGCTATGTCGAATGGGGATCGCGGTTGGCCAAGATGAACTCCAATCTCGGCGCGACCTGCGATCCCGAGACTGAACCGATGCCGGCCTGGGGCTGGGGCGTGCCCGGCGGGCCGTACACGCCGCCGGAAACAAAGTAG